Proteins from a single region of Eublepharis macularius isolate TG4126 chromosome 9, MPM_Emac_v1.0, whole genome shotgun sequence:
- the LOC129335751 gene encoding olfactory receptor 5V1-like, producing the protein MGVRNQTQVVEFVFLGFSGIPYGHTYLFLVFLAIYMVTVLGNLMIFTLIQLDSRLHSPMYYFLSHLSCLDLCISSVTVPKILVNFLCQRQTITYNQCLAQMFFLMSFTGTEAALLAVMAYDRYAAICKPLHYSLLMNYKVCTVLAFATWIWGFLDSVLHTALASNLYFCGVNQIHHIFCDLPPLMKMSCSDTRTNEMATHITSLFVAGGPFLFIIFSYFFILSSILKIPSNTGKRKAFSTCASHITVVVIYYGNGLLNYNCPSSGYSLRTDTLISTMYCVIIPMLNPLIYSLRNKEVKRALKMVLESQRKVYTSSHAHQGRTL; encoded by the coding sequence ATGGGAGTGAGGAATCAGACGCAAGTGGTGGAATTCGTCTTTCTGGGATTCTCTGGCATTCCATACGGCCACACCTACCTCTTCCTGGTATTCTTAGCCATTTACATGGTCACTGTGCTGGGGAACCTCATGATTTTTACTCTGATTCAGCTGGATTCCAGGCTTCATAGCCCCATGTATTACTTCCTCAGCCACCTCTCCTGCTTAGACCTTTGCATCTCCTCCGTCACTGTCCCTAAAATCCTGGTGAACTTCTTGTGCCAGCGACAGACCATCACCTACAACCAGTGCTTGGCACAGATGTTCTTCCTGATGTCTTTCACGGGGACGGAGGCTGCGCTGCTGGCTGTCATGGCCTATGACCGCTATGCTGCCATCTGCAAACCTTTGCATTACTCCCTCCTCATGAACTACAAGGTGTGCACTGTACTGGCCTTTGCCACTTGGATCTGGGGCTTCCTAGACTCCGTTTTACATACAGCTCTTGCCTCAAACTTGTATTTCTGTGGAGTCAACCAGATTCATCACATCTTCTGTGATCTCCCCCCTTTGATGAAAATGTCTTGCAGTGATACACGCACCAATGAAATGGCCACCCACATAACAAGCCTGTTTGTGGCTGGGGGACCCTTCCTCTTCATCATTTTCTCATATTTCTTCATCCTGTCCTCCATCTTGAAGATTCCTTCCAACACTGGCAAGCGCAAAGCCTTTTCCACCTGTGCTTCTCATATCACTGTCGTTGTCATTTACTATGGAAATGGGTTACTTAACTATAACTGTCCAAGCTCCGGTTACTCCTTAAGGACAGACACTCTGATCTCCACCATGTACTGTGTAATCATTCCAATGCTCAACCCCCTAATCTACAGCCTCAGAAACAAGGAGGTCAAGCGGGCCTTGAAGATGGTTCTGGAAAGCCAAAGGAAGGTCTACACATCCTCACACGCACATCAAGGGAGAACTTTGTAG